The proteins below are encoded in one region of Pseudophryne corroboree isolate aPseCor3 chromosome 8, aPseCor3.hap2, whole genome shotgun sequence:
- the LOC134948423 gene encoding myosin-4-like: MGDGEMAVFGEAAQFLRKGDKERLEAQNKPFDAKNTCYVDDQKELYVKGLVTAREDGKITVKTDDGRSVTVKDSQVYPQNPPKYDKIEDMAMMTHLNEASVLYNLKERYAAWMIYTYSGLFCVTVNPYKWLPVYDPKVVAGYRGKKRMEAPPHIFSISDNAYQAMSTDRENQSVLITGESGAGKTVNTKRVIQYFATIAAIGDPKKKEQLSNSMQGTLEDQIIQANPLLEAFGNAKTVRNDNSSRFGKFIRIHFGTTGKLSSADIETYLLEKSRVTFQLSAERSYHIFYQIMTNKKPEIVEMLLITTNPYDYPAISQGEIVVKSIDDVEEFIATDTAIDVLGFNADEKIGIYKMTGAVMHHGNLKFKQKQREEQAEPDCTDVADKIAYLMGLNSADVLKALCYPRVKVGNEFVTKGQTVPQVYNSVGALCKSVFEKLFLWMVTRINQQLDTKQARQFYIGVLDIAGFEIFDYNSLEQLCINFTNEKLQQFFNHHMFVLEQEEYKKEGIDWEFIDFGMDLAACIELIEKPMGIFSILEEECMFPKSTDTSFKNKLYEQHLGKCKNFEKPKPGKGKAEAHFSLVHYAGTVDYNITGWLEKNKDPLNESVIQLYQKSSVKLLAYLYSAHNNPDESAAAGGKGGKKKKGSSFQTVSCLFRENLNKLMTNLRGTHPHFVRCLIPNETKTPGIMDNHLIIHQLRCNGVLEGIRICRKGFPSRILYADFKQRYKILNASAIPDGQFIDSKKGAEKLLGSIDVDHTQYKFGHTKVFFKAGLLGTLEEMRDEKLAQLITRTQALCRGFLMRVEFTKMMERREAIYVIQYNVRSFMNVKHWPWMKLYFKIKPLLQSAENEKEMANIKEEFEKTKEALIKAEAKKKELEEKLISLVQEKNELLLQSQSESETLADAEERCEGLIKNKIQMESKLKEITERLEDEEESNAELTAKKRKLEDECSELKKDIDDLELTLAKVEKEKHATENKVKNLTEELATLDENVSKVSKEKKALQEAHQQTLDDLQAEEDKVSSLTKAKTKLEQQVDDLEGSLEQEKKLRLDLERAKRKLEGDLKLSQETVMDLENEKQQTDEKLKKKDFEISQLQGKIEDEQSLGSQLQKKIKELQARIEELEEEIEAERAARAKVEKQRADLSRELEEISERLEEAGGASSAQIEVNKKREAEFQKVRRDLEEATLQHEAVAAALRKKHADSVAELGEQIDNLQRVKQKLEKEKSELKMEVDDLASNLESISKSKANLEKVNRVLEDQLSEVKAKDDQQQRLINDLSTQRARFQTENGELTRQLEEKESLISQLSRGKQGFTQQVEELKRQLEEESKAKNALAHALQSSRHDNDLLREQYEEEQEAKAELQRTLSKANGEVAQWRTKYETDAIQRTEELEEAKKKLAQRLQDAEEQVEAVNSKSASLEKTKQRLQAEVEDLMVDVERANSAAAALDKKQRNFDKVLVEWKQKYEEGQAELEAAQKEARSLSTEIFKMKNAYEEALEQVETLKRENKNLQQEISDLTEQIGESGKSINELDKAKKQIEQEKSDLQAALEEAEGSLEHEEAKILRVQLELNQIKSEVDRKIAEKDEEIDQLKRNSQRSIDTIQSTLDSEIRSRNDALRLKKKMEGDLNEIEIQLSHANRQAAEAQKQLRNVQAQLKDALLQLDDSLRGQEDLKEQVAVIERRTNLQQAEIEENRAALEQTERSRKIAEQELLDSSERVQLLHSQNTSLINSKKKMENDIAQLQNEAEESIQESRNAEDKAKKAITDAALMAEELKKEQDTSAHLERMKKNLEQTVKDLQHRLDEAEQLALKGGKKQLQKLETRVRELENELENEQKRGVEAIKGVRKYERRVKELTYQTEEDRKNGLRLQDLVDKLQLKVKAYKRQAEESEEQANSHLSRFRKVQHELEEAEERADIAESQVNKLRVKSRDVGGKKESEE, from the exons ATGGGGGACGGTGAGATGGCAGTTTTTGGGGAAGCCGCCCAGTTTCTCCGTAAGGGTGATAAAGAGAGACTGGAGGCCCAAAACAAGCCTTTTGATGCCAAGAACACCTGCTACGTGGATGACCAGAAGGAACTCTACGTGAAAGGTCTCGTCACCGCTCGGGAAGATGGAAAAATTACTGTCAAGACCGATGATGGGAGG TCTGTAACAGTAAAAGATAGTCAAGTTTACCCCCAAAATCCTCCAAAGTATGACAAAATTGAAGACATGGCCATGATGACTCACCTGAATGAGGCCTCTGTGCTGTATAACCTCAAAGAACGTTATGCAGCCTGGATGATCTAC ACCTACTCTGGGCTCTTCTGTGTGACTGTCAACCCCTACAAGTGGTTGCCAGTATACGACCCTAAGGTTGTTGCCGGCTACAGAGGCAAGAAGCGTATGGAAGCCCCACCACACATCTTCTCCATCTCTGATAACGCCTATCAGGCCATGTCAACAG ATCGTGAAAATCAGTCTGTCCTAATTAC TGGAGAATCCGGtgctggaaagactgtaaacaccaAGCGTGTCATCCAGTACTTTGCAACAATTGCAGCCATTGGAGATCCCAAGAAgaaggaacaactcagcaacagcatgCAG GGTACTCTGGAGGATCAAATTATCCAGGCTAACCCTCTGCTGGAAGCCTTCGGTAATGCCAAGACCGTGAGAAATGACAACTCCTCCCGTTTT GGTAAATTCATTAGAATCCACTTCGGAACAACTGGAAAGctgtcttcagctgatattgaaacAT ATCTGCTGGAAAAGTCCAGAGTAACCTTCCAGCTCTCAGCTGAGAGAAGCTACCACATCTTCTACCAGATCATGACCAACAAGAAACCAGAGATTGTTG AGATGCTTCTTATCACCACCAACCCCTACGACTACCCCGCTATAAGTCAGGGTGAGATTGTTGTGAAGAGTATTGATGATGTGGAGGAGTTCATAGCCACCGAT ACCGCCATTGATGTCCTGGGATTCAATGCAGATGAGAAGATCGGCATCTACAAAATGACCGGTGCTGTCATGCACCACGGCAACTTGAAGTTCAAGCAGAAGCAGAGGGAGGAACAGGCCGAGCCAGACTGCACAGACG TTGCTGATAAGATCGCCTACCTCATGGGTCTAAACTCTGCTGATGTACTGAAAGCTTTGTGCTACCCAAGAGTGAAGGTCGGCAATGAGTTTGTCACCAAGGGACAGACTGTGCCACAG GTCTACAACTCTGTAGGTGCCCTCTGCAAGTCAGTATTTGAGAAACTCTTCTTGTGGATGGTCACCCGTATCAACCAACAGCTGGACACCAAGCAGGCCAGGCAGTTCTACATCGGTGTGCTGGATATTGCTGGTTTTGAAATCTTTGAT TACAACAGCTTGGAACAGCTCTGCATCAACTTCACCAATGAGAAACTGCAGCAGTTCTTCAACCACCACATGTTCGTCCTGGAACAGGAAGAATACAAGAAGGAAGGTATTGACTGGGAGTTCATTGACTTTGGTATGGATCTGGCTGCCTGCATTGAGCTCATTGAGAAG CCCATGGGTATCTTCTCCATCCTTGAAGAGGAGTGCATGTTCCCCAAATCCACTGACACATCCTTCAAGAACAAACTGTATGAGCAGCATCTTGGCAAGTGCAAGAACTTTGAGAAGCCCAAGCCTGGCAAAGGAAAGGCTGAAGCTCACTTCTCCCTGGTGCATTATgctggtactgtggattacaacatcACTGGCTGGCTTGAAAAGAATAAGGACCCACTGAATGAATCTGTTATCCAGCTCTACCAGAAGTCTTCAGTTAAACTGTTGGCCTACCTCTACTCCGCCCACAATAATCCTGATG agagtgctgctgctggtggcaaaggaggaaagaagaagaagggttcctctttCCAGACTGTGTCTTGTCTGTTCAGG GAAAACTTGAACAAGCTGATGACCAACTTGAGAGGCACTCACCCTCACTTTGTACGTTGTCTGATCCCCAATGAAACCAAGACTCCAG GTATCATGGATAACCACTTGATCATCCACCAGCTGAGATGTAACGGTGTATTGGAAGGCATCAGAATCTGCAGAAAGGGATTCCCAAGCAGAATCCTCTATGCTGACTTTAAGCAACG TTACAAGATACTGAATGCCAGCGCAATTCCAGATGGGCAGTTTATAGACAGCAAGAAGGGGGCTGAGAAACTCTTGGGCTCAATTGATGTTGATCACACTCAATACAAATTTGGACATACCAAG GTGTTCTTTAAAGCTGGTCTCCTGGGTACCCTGGAAGAGATGAGAGATGAAAAGTTGGCACAACTTATTACTCGTACTCAGGCTCTTTGCAGAGGCTTCTTAATGAGAGTTGAGTTTACAAAAATGATGGAGAGAAG GGAGGCAATATACGTCATCCAGTACAATGTCAGATCTTTCATGAATGTCAAACACTGGCCATGGATGAAGTTGTATTTTAAGATTAAGCCACTGCTGCAGAGTGCTGAGAATGAGAAGGAGATGGCAAACATCAAAGAGGAGTTTGAGAAGACCAAAGAAGCTCTGATCAAGGCAGAAGCCAAAAAGAAAGAACTTGAGGAGAAATTAATTTCCCTGGTGCAAGAGAAGAATGAATTGCTTCTCCAATCCCAGTCG GAATCTGAAACTCTTGCCGATGCCGAGGAGAGATGTGAAGGTCTTATCAAGAACAAGATCCAAATGGAATCAAAGTTGAAGGAGATAACTGAGAGGCTTGAAGATGAGGAAGAAAGCAATGCTGAGCTTACAGCAAAGAAGAGGAAATTGGAGGATGAATGCTCTGAGCTGAAGAAAGATATTGATGACTTGGAACTTACTCTTGCTAAAGTAGAAAAGGAAAAACATGCCACAGAAAACAAG GTTAAAAACCTTACTGAAGAACTTGCAACTCTTGATGAAAATGTCTCTAAAGTCTCAAAGGAGAAGAAGGCTCTGCAGGAAGCTCACCAGCAGACACTTGATGACCTTCAAGCTGAAGAAGACAAAGTCAGTTCCTTGACCAAAGCAAAGACAAAGCTGGAACAGCAAGTAGATGAT CTGGAAGGTTCCCTGGAACAAGAGAAGAAACTTCGCCTTGACCTTGAGAGAGCAAAGAGGAAGCTTGAAGGTGACCTCAAACTGTCCCAGGAAACAGTCATGGATCTTGAAAATGAGAAACAACAGACTGATGAAAAACTGAAAAA GAAGGACTTTGAAATTAGCCAACTTCAAGGAAAGATAGAGGATGAGCAGTCACTGGGATCACAACTACAGAAGAAGATCAAGGAACTGCAG GCTCGTATTGAAGAGCTTGAGGAGGAAATTGAAGCTGAACGGGCAGCTCGTGCCAAGGTTGAAAAACAGAGGGCCGATCTGTCCAGAGAACTTGAAGAAATTAGTGAAAGACTTGAAGAAGCTGGAGGTGCATCATCTGCCCAGATTGAGGTGAATAAGAAGCGAGAAGCTGAGTTCCAGAAAGTGAGACGTGACCTGGAAGAAGCCACCCTCCAACATGAAGCTGTAGCTGCTGCCCTGCGCAAGAAGCATGCCGACAGTGTTGCTGAGCTTGGAGAACAGATTGACAACCTACAGCGTGTCAAACAGAAGCTAGAAAAAGAGAAGAGCGAGCTGAAGATGGAGGTTGACGACCTTGCCAGCAACCTGGAGAGCATCTCTAAGTCTAAG GCCAACCTGGAGAAAGTGAACCGTGTGCTTGAGGACCAACTCAGTGAAGTGAAGGCCAAGGATGATCAGCAACAACGATTGATTAATGACCTCTCTACACAAAGGGCTCGTTTCCAGACTGAGAATG GTGAACTGACTCGTCAGCTTGAAGAGAAGGAATCTCTGATTTCACAGCTCTCCAGAGGAAAGCAGGGATTCACCCAACAGGTTGAGGAACTCAAGAGACAACTTGAAGAAGAATCAAAG GCTAAGAATGCCCTTGCCCATGCCCTGCAATCTTCCCGccatgacaatgacttgctgcGTGAGCAATATGAAGAAGAACAAGAAGCCAAGGCTGAGCTCCAGCGAACATTGTCTAAAGCTAATGGTGAAGTTGCCCAATGGAGGACCAAATACGAAACTGATGCCATTCAGCGCACAGAGGAGCTGGAAGAGGCCAA GAAGAAGCTGGCTCAGCGCTTGCAGGATGCTGAGGAACAAGTGGAGGCTGTAAACTCCAAATCTGCCTCCTTGGAAAAGACCAAGCAGAGGCTGCAGGCTGAGGTGGAGGACCTTATGGTTGATGTGGAGAGAGCAAACAGTGCCGCAGCCGCCCTTGATAAGAAGCAAAGGAACTTTGATAAA GTCCTTGTAGAATGGAAGCAGAAATATGAAGAGGGTCAGGCTGAACTAGAGGCTGCTCAGAAAGAGGCCCGCAGCCTCAGCACTGAGATCTTCAAGATGAAGAACGCTTATGAAGAGGCCCTGGAACAAGTAGAAACCCTGAAACGCGAAAACAAGAATTTGCAAC AGGAGATTTCAGATCTTACTGAACAGATTGGTGAGAGCGGGAAATCTATCAATGAACTGGACAAGGCCAAGAAGCAGATTGAGCAGGAGAAGAGCGACCTACAGGCTGCCCTAGAGGAAGCTGAG GGATCACTGGAACATGAAGAAGCCAAGATCCTGCGTGTCCAGCTTGAGCTGAACCAGATCAAATCAGAGGTGGACAGGAAGATTGCAGAGAAGGACGAGGAGATTGATCAGCTCAAGAGAAACAGCCAGAGATCCATTGACACCATTCAGAGCACACTGGACTCTGAAATCAGGAGCAGAAACGATGCTCTGAGGCTGAAGAAGAAGATGGAAGGAGACTTGAATGAAATTGAGATCCAGCTTAGTCATGCCAACCGCCAGGCTGCAGAGGCACAGAAACAGCTCAGAAACGTGCAGGCACAACTGAAG GATGCCCTGCTGCAATTGGATGATTCCCTAAGGGGACAGGAGGATCTGAAGGAACAGGTTGCTGTGATAGAACGTAGAACTAATCTACAACAGGCTGAAATTGAGGAGAACAGGGCTGCCCTGGAACAAACTGAGAGATCTCGCAAGATCGCAGAACAGGAACTTCTGGATTCCAGCGAACGTGTGCAGCTTTTGCATTCACAG AACACCAGCCTTATCAACAGCAAGAAGAAGATGGAAAATGACATTGCTCAGCTCCAGAACGAAGCTGAGGAATCTATTCAGGAATCTAGAAATGCTGAAGATAAAGCCAAGAAGGCCATCACAGAT GCTGCACTCATGGCAGAGGAGCTGAAGAAGGAGCAGGACACCAGTGCTCACCTGGAAAGGATGAAGAAGAACCTTGAACAGACAGTGAAGGACCTGCAGCATCGTCTGGATGAGGCTGAACAGCTGGCATTGAAGGGTGGCAAGAAGCAGCTCCAGAAACTGGAGACCAGA GTGCGTGA